In the genome of Notamacropus eugenii isolate mMacEug1 chromosome 5, mMacEug1.pri_v2, whole genome shotgun sequence, one region contains:
- the LOC140508264 gene encoding proteasome subunit alpha type-7-like, with translation MAARYDRAITVFSPDGHLFQVEYAQEAVKKGSTAVGIRGTDIVVLGVEKKSVAKLQDERTVRKICALDDHVCMAFAGLTADARIVINQARVECQSHKLTVEDPVTVEYITRFIATLKQKYTQSNGRRPFGISALIVGFDDDGIPRLYQTDPSGTYHAWKANAIGRSAKTVREFLEKNYKEGTIATDSEAIKLAIRALLEVVQSGGKNIELAIIRRNQPLKMFSAKEIESQVVDIEKEKEEAEKKKSKKMI, from the coding sequence ATGGCGGCCCGTTATGATCGTGCGATCACCGTCTTCTCACCCGACGGGCACCTTTTTCAAGTGGAGTACGCGCAAGAGGCGGTAAAGAAGGGCTCGACGGCGGTTGGCATTCGAGGCACTGATATAGTTGTGTTGggagtagaaaaaaaatctgttgctaAACTTCAAGATGAAAGAACCGTAAGGAAGATCTGTGCCCTCGATGACCACGTCTGCATGGCTTTTGCAGGCCTAACCGCTGATGCTAGAATAGTAATTAATCAAGCCCGTGTGGAGTGCCAAAGCCATAAACTGACTGTGGAGGATCCGGTCACTGTAGAATATATAACACGTTTCATAGCAACATTAAAGCAGAAATATACTCAGAGCAACGGACGCAGACCTTTTGGCATTTCTGCTTTAATTGTGGGTTTTGATGATGATGGTATCCCAAGGTTGTATCAGACCGACCCATCTGGTACTTATCATGCTTGGAAGGCAAATGCAATAGGCCGCAGTGCTAAGACTGTTCGTgaatttctagaaaaaaattacaaagaaggcACTATAGCAACTGACAGCGAGGCTATCAAATTAGCAATAAGAGCACTGCTAGAAGTTGTACAGTCTGGTGGAAAAAACATTGAACTTGCCATCATAAGAAGAAACCAGCCATTGAAGATGTTTAGTGCCAAAGAAATTGAATCCCAAGTTGTGgacatagagaaggaaaaggaagaagcagagaagaaaaagtcaaagaagaTGATCTAA